From a region of the Buchnera aphidicola str. Ak (Acyrthosiphon kondoi) genome:
- the ftsI gene encoding peptidoglycan glycosyltransferase FtsI — MLHLKKNNFYLIKKTYKKEQNNFFNEKKTKKTNYINWRFFVLYSFVFLSLLILTLRVIFLQIINPNPLIIEGDHRTLRIQSFLDTRGIINDRAGYPLAVTVSVNAICADPSVILNTKNIKNNKHWKALSKTLSIPLKEIFLRIDAYKKSQFIYLARQISPEIAKYIKKLQLPGIFLLEESKRYYPFGKISAQLIGITNIDGIGIEGIEKSFNTFLTGKPGKRKIRKDNKGKIIENISLVNKSSSNNLTLSIDTKLQTIVYHKLNEAVEKNKADSGTAILIDIKTGEVLAMANSPTYNPNNTRYMIKKNVRNRAITDIFEPGSTVKPIVIMEALKLGIIQENSVINTKPFLVAKHQIKDVSYHDKLTITGILKKSSNVGVSRIALSMPFSKLLDSYIKFGLGQPTQLGLIGEKSGFFPTKKKWSDLDKATFSFGYGLMVTPLQLARLYATIGSYGIYRPLSIIKINSPVYGKRIFPKKYVQKVIHMMESVAKPGGGGIQAAVKGYRVAIKTGTAKKVGIHGYYIKKYTAYTAGIAPASNPRFSLIIIIDNPKGKKYYGGAISAPVFSNIMKLILKKMNIKPDDLSH, encoded by the coding sequence ATGCTCCACTTGAAAAAAAATAATTTTTATTTGATAAAGAAAACGTATAAAAAAGAACAAAATAATTTTTTTAACGAAAAAAAAACAAAAAAAACGAATTATATAAATTGGCGTTTTTTCGTGTTATATAGTTTTGTTTTTCTATCTTTACTTATTTTGACACTACGCGTAATATTTTTGCAAATAATTAATCCCAATCCACTTATAATAGAAGGAGATCATAGAACATTAAGAATTCAATCTTTTCTAGACACAAGGGGAATTATTAATGATCGAGCAGGATATCCGCTAGCAGTGACTGTATCAGTCAATGCCATTTGTGCTGATCCTTCAGTAATTCTTAATACTAAAAATATTAAAAATAATAAACACTGGAAAGCTTTGTCAAAAACTCTTTCTATTCCATTAAAAGAAATTTTTTTGCGTATAGACGCTTATAAAAAATCACAATTTATTTATTTAGCTCGTCAAATAAGTCCTGAAATTGCAAAATATATTAAAAAATTACAGTTGCCTGGTATTTTTTTATTAGAAGAATCGAAAAGATACTATCCTTTTGGAAAAATTTCAGCTCAACTTATAGGTATAACTAATATAGACGGAATAGGAATTGAAGGAATAGAAAAAAGTTTTAATACATTTTTAACAGGAAAACCAGGTAAAAGAAAAATAAGGAAAGATAATAAAGGGAAAATTATTGAAAATATATCTTTAGTTAATAAAAGTTCATCTAATAATTTAACACTTAGTATTGATACAAAATTACAAACTATTGTGTACCATAAATTAAATGAAGCAGTAGAGAAAAATAAAGCTGATTCTGGAACTGCAATTTTAATTGATATTAAAACTGGGGAAGTTCTAGCTATGGCAAACAGTCCTACATATAATCCTAATAATACACGATATATGATAAAAAAAAATGTTCGTAATAGAGCAATTACAGATATTTTTGAACCTGGTTCAACAGTCAAACCTATAGTAATTATGGAAGCATTAAAACTTGGTATAATTCAAGAAAACTCGGTAATTAATACAAAACCTTTTTTAGTTGCAAAACATCAAATAAAAGATGTTTCTTATCATGATAAACTTACTATAACTGGAATATTAAAAAAATCTAGTAACGTAGGAGTCTCAAGAATTGCATTATCTATGCCATTTTCAAAACTACTTGATAGTTATATTAAATTTGGATTAGGACAGCCAACTCAACTAGGATTAATTGGAGAAAAAAGTGGTTTTTTCCCCACAAAAAAAAAATGGTCTGATTTAGATAAAGCTACCTTTTCTTTTGGATATGGACTAATGGTCACTCCTCTTCAACTTGCACGATTATATGCTACTATTGGAAGTTATGGAATATATCGCCCTCTTTCAATAATAAAAATAAATAGTCCAGTATATGGAAAAAGAATTTTTCCAAAAAAATATGTACAAAAAGTAATTCATATGATGGAAAGTGTCGCTAAACCAGGAGGAGGAGGTATACAAGCCGCAGTTAAAGGATATCGTGTTGCTATTAAAACCGGAACTGCAAAAAAAGTAGGAATTCATGGATATTATATTAAAAAATACACTGCTTATACTGCAGGAATTGCACCGGCTAGCAATCCAAGATTTTCATTAATCATTATCATTGATAACCCTAAAGGGAAAAAATATTATGGAGGTGCAATTTCTGCTCCAGTTTTTAGCAATATCATGAAATTAATATTAAAAAAAATGAATATAAAACCAGACGATTTATCACATTAA
- a CDS encoding cell division protein FtsL — MKIKRYDLPKIIKNDFLLHGKIHLILLIAIILSASFLVIIVYKTRLLITQEEHLIVKKKKKIINGEI; from the coding sequence ATGAAAATTAAACGTTACGATTTACCAAAAATAATAAAAAACGATTTTCTTTTGCATGGAAAAATTCACTTAATACTATTAATAGCTATTATATTATCTGCTAGTTTTCTCGTTATTATAGTTTATAAGACTCGCTTATTAATTACTCAAGAAGAACATCTTATTGTAAAAAAAAAGAAAAAGATAATCAATGGAGAAATTTAA
- the rsmH gene encoding 16S rRNA (cytosine(1402)-N(4))-methyltransferase RsmH, whose product MNNTLKHIPVMKKELIHSLKIKKNGIYIDSTFGTGGHSHEILKKLGKDGKLYSIDKDPIAFSIGKNIKDSRFHIINENFSKLLDYAKKKKIVGQVNGIIFDLGISSLQIDNHKRGFSFKKDGPLDMRMNPNHGIPASEWLFKSNVEEIAFVLKTFGEERFSKKIAYSIKKISQKKKITSTLELANIIKKSIPIKNKFKHPARRSFQAIRIYINQELEEIKKALESTLKILKPGGRVSILSFHSLEDRIVKKFMIKNSIKAIVPYGMPITEKQLNKLKKCKLKIISRLLPTQNEINDNPRARSSILRVAEVRE is encoded by the coding sequence ATGAATAATACACTTAAACATATTCCAGTAATGAAGAAAGAACTAATTCATTCTTTAAAAATTAAAAAAAATGGTATTTATATTGATAGTACATTTGGAACAGGTGGACATTCACATGAGATTTTAAAAAAATTAGGAAAAGATGGAAAATTATATTCTATTGATAAAGATCCTATTGCTTTTTCTATAGGTAAAAATATTAAAGACTCACGTTTTCATATCATTAACGAGAATTTTTCAAAATTATTAGATTATGCAAAAAAGAAAAAAATTGTAGGACAAGTCAATGGAATTATATTTGATTTAGGAATTTCTTCATTGCAAATTGACAATCATAAAAGAGGTTTTTCATTTAAAAAAGATGGACCTTTAGACATGCGTATGAATCCTAATCATGGAATTCCAGCTTCAGAATGGCTTTTTAAAAGTAATGTTGAAGAAATTGCTTTTGTTTTAAAAACTTTCGGAGAAGAACGTTTTTCTAAAAAAATAGCTTATAGCATTAAAAAAATAAGTCAAAAAAAAAAAATTACAAGTACTTTGGAATTAGCTAATATTATCAAAAAATCTATACCAATAAAAAATAAATTCAAACATCCAGCAAGAAGAAGTTTTCAAGCAATTAGAATCTACATCAATCAAGAACTAGAAGAAATTAAAAAAGCTTTAGAAAGTACACTGAAAATATTGAAACCAGGAGGACGCGTATCAATTCTAAGTTTTCATTCTTTAGAAGACAGAATAGTTAAAAAATTTATGATTAAAAATAGCATAAAAGCAATTGTTCCATATGGTATGCCTATTACGGAAAAACAATTAAATAAACTTAAAAAATGTAAATTAAAAATTATCAGTCGCCTATTACCAACTCAAAATGAAATAAACGATAATCCTAGAGCTCGAAGCTCTATACTTCGTGTAGCAGAAGTACGAGAATAA
- the ilvN gene encoding acetolactate synthase small subunit, translating to MRRILSILLENESGALSRVIGLFSQRGYNIETITLAPTEDPSLSKMTIQTVGNEKAIEQIEKQLHKLIDVLRVVKIGQSSCIEREIMLLKVQINNYRRDDVKHITEVFRGQIIDITSTTYILQLSGTTKKVDSFLKIIRNISEVIEVTRSGVVGISRG from the coding sequence ATGCGAAGAATTTTATCTATTCTGCTAGAAAACGAATCAGGTGCATTATCTAGAGTAATAGGACTATTTTCACAAAGAGGATATAATATAGAAACTATTACATTAGCACCTACTGAAGATCCTTCTTTATCAAAAATGACTATACAAACAGTAGGAAATGAAAAAGCAATTGAACAAATTGAAAAACAACTTCATAAATTAATAGATGTATTAAGAGTAGTAAAAATTGGACAATCTTCTTGTATAGAACGTGAAATTATGCTATTAAAAGTCCAGATAAATAACTATAGAAGAGATGATGTAAAACATATTACCGAGGTATTTCGAGGACAAATTATAGACATAACATCAACAACTTATATATTACAATTATCTGGTACCACAAAAAAAGTCGATTCCTTTCTTAAAATTATACGCAATATATCAGAAGTGATTGAGGTGACTCGTTCTGGAGTCGTTGGTATTTCTCGAGGATAA
- the ilvI gene encoding acetolactate synthase 3 large subunit produces MEILSGAEMVVRSLIDQGIQHIFGYPGGAVLDIYDALKTVGGIEHILVRHEQAATHMADGYSRSTGKTGVVLVTSGPGATNAITGIATAYMDSIPMVVISGQVASSLIGYDAFQECDMIGISRPVVKHSFLVKKTEDIPIIFKKAFWLASTGRPGPVVIDLPKDILKKENKFYYKWPENINIRSYNPTTKGHIGQIKKALYTLLKAQRPVIYAGGGIISSKSSKELRIFAEKTNCPVTTSLMGLGAFPGTHPQNISMLGMHGTYEANMTMHHADVIFAIGVRFDDRTTNNLNKYCPHAIILHIDIDPTSISKTVSANIPIVGDAKHVLQKMLELLKKEKKISSLADWWNTIKKWKKVNSLKYNQNSNKIKPQTVIQTLFKLTKGTSYITSDVGQHQMFTALYYQFDKPRHWINSGGLGTMGFGFPAALGVKLALPKETVICITGDGSIQMNIQELSTARQYNLAVLILNLNNASLGMVKQWQDMIYSGRHSHSYMDSLPDFVKLSESYGHFGIKITKPIELEEKLRLALDKLSRGHLVFVDVQIDNSEHVYPMQIQGGGMNEMWLRKKEVS; encoded by the coding sequence ATGGAAATATTATCAGGAGCCGAAATGGTCGTTCGATCATTAATTGATCAAGGAATACAGCATATATTTGGTTATCCTGGTGGTGCTGTACTAGATATTTATGATGCTCTAAAAACTGTTGGTGGAATTGAACATATTCTAGTAAGACATGAACAAGCTGCAACGCATATGGCCGACGGTTATTCTCGTTCTACTGGGAAAACAGGAGTTGTATTAGTTACTTCTGGACCAGGTGCAACTAATGCTATTACTGGAATTGCTACAGCATATATGGATTCTATTCCTATGGTTGTTATATCAGGTCAAGTTGCTTCTTCATTAATCGGTTACGATGCTTTTCAAGAATGTGATATGATTGGTATTTCTCGTCCTGTAGTTAAACATAGTTTTTTAGTAAAAAAAACTGAAGACATACCAATTATTTTTAAAAAAGCTTTTTGGTTAGCATCAACTGGACGTCCAGGACCTGTAGTAATTGATTTGCCAAAAGATATTTTAAAGAAAGAAAATAAATTCTACTATAAATGGCCAGAAAATATTAATATAAGATCATATAATCCAACAACCAAAGGTCACATAGGACAAATAAAAAAAGCACTATATACATTATTAAAAGCTCAAAGACCCGTAATTTATGCAGGTGGCGGAATTATTAGTTCTAAAAGCAGCAAAGAATTACGAATATTTGCAGAAAAAACGAATTGTCCAGTTACGACTTCTTTAATGGGACTAGGTGCTTTTCCAGGAACTCATCCTCAAAATATTTCAATGTTAGGAATGCATGGTACATATGAAGCTAATATGACAATGCATCATGCCGATGTAATTTTTGCAATAGGTGTTAGATTTGACGATCGAACTACAAATAATTTAAATAAATACTGTCCACATGCTATTATTTTACATATTGATATTGATCCTACTTCTATTTCTAAAACTGTTTCCGCTAATATACCTATTGTCGGAGATGCAAAACACGTCTTGCAAAAAATGCTAGAATTACTAAAAAAAGAAAAGAAAATTTCATCTTTAGCAGATTGGTGGAATACTATTAAAAAATGGAAAAAAGTCAATAGTCTAAAATATAATCAAAATAGCAATAAGATAAAACCTCAAACAGTAATTCAAACTCTTTTTAAGCTCACAAAAGGTACTTCTTATATCACTTCAGATGTCGGACAGCATCAAATGTTTACTGCATTATATTATCAGTTTGATAAGCCTAGACATTGGATTAATTCGGGCGGATTAGGTACTATGGGATTTGGTTTTCCTGCAGCATTAGGAGTTAAATTAGCTTTACCTAAAGAAACTGTAATTTGTATTACTGGAGATGGTAGTATTCAAATGAATATTCAAGAATTATCTACAGCACGACAGTACAATTTAGCTGTATTGATATTAAATCTTAATAATGCTTCTTTAGGCATGGTTAAGCAATGGCAAGACATGATTTATTCTGGAAGACATTCTCATTCTTATATGGACTCACTTCCAGATTTTGTAAAATTATCAGAATCTTATGGACATTTTGGTATTAAAATCACTAAACCTATAGAACTAGAAGAAAAACTAAGACTAGCGCTAGATAAATTATCTCGTGGTCATTTAGTTTTTGTAGACGTTCAAATAGATAATTCTGAGCATGTTTATCCTATGCAGATTCAAGGGGGTGGCATGAATGAAATGTGGTTAAGGAAAAAAGAGGTTTCCTAA